In Paenibacillus xylanilyticus, the genomic window TTCAGAACACATGAACTACGAGCAGCTGCATTCCTATTTTGAACGCAAATGGAATCCGCTGTATATGGAACCCCACTACATGTATTTAACCAATGAAGCCGCACCTGAACAAACCGATACGGATGTAACGATTCCCAACGATATTTTGTTCACGGATTACCAGTGGAATCTCCCCGCCATTGAAACCAATCGGGGCTGGAATATTACAAAAGGGAAAGAAGACGTTATTGTTGCCGTAGTGGATACCGGAGTGGACCTGAATCATCCGGACCTGAAGGGTAAGCTGCTGGAGGGTTATAACGTCGTTGATCCGAAGAGCAAGCCGCTTGACGATGTGGGCCATGGTACACATGTAGCCGGAATCATTGGCGCTATTGTCAATAATAGCGAAGGCGTGGCAGGAATGAGTTGGTATAACAAGGTTCTTCCCGTGAAGGTACTGGACAATTCGGGTTCAGGAACCACGTATGCCGTGGCTGAAGGCATCATTTGGGCTGCGGACCACGGGGCCAAGGTCATCAACATGAGTCTGGGCAATTATGCAGATGCCCAATTTCTCCATGATGCCATCAAGTATGCCTTCGATCGCGATATTGTCCTGATTGCTGCAACCGGGAATGATAACACTGAACGACCTGGATATCCTGCCGCTTATCCTGAGGTGTTCGCCGTTTCGGCTACCGATCCAGATATGAATAAGGCTTCGTATTCCAACTACGGTGATTATGTGGATGTAATGGCGCCTGGCACCAGCATTGCAAGCACCTATCCCAATAATCAATATGCCGCCCTATCTGGAACGTCAATGGCCAGCCCCCATGTCGCTGCACTTGCTGGGTTAATTCGTTCGTTGAATCCGGATCTGACCAATACAGAAGTCATGGACCTGATGCGTCAGAGTGTCATCGACCTTGGTGACCCCGGTCACGACAAGTATTATGGTTATGGTCAGGTCGATGTCTACAAGGCGCTTCAGTCCGCTTCAAGCAACAGTGCACCCTTACAGTTCTGGCCTCAGCATGTAAGGCAGCAGATGGATAACACGATGAAAAAATATACGAAGTAGCCTTGTGGATGGATACTCTAATTTTGCTTCGTGTACAAAAATAAAAGCAGCTGCGCCCCGGGGCGTATGCTGCTTTTTGATCTGTTCTCTATTTCCCCGGGGCACCCGCTGCGACTAGCGTTTGCGGGACGATGTGCGGGCTTTGCCGGATTTTTTCACGGATTTTTTCTTGCTGTTATAGCTGGATACATAGCAAGGATCTTCTTCTTTGACAACGACAGGATATACATGGTGATGAACTGGCACACAGTGCGTTTTTTTGATGACTTCAATCGGGTGAATGACAGGTACGATCTGCGGAACGTAGTAATTCTCAACAACCTGGATCGGGTCACATACAATCGGGCAAAGCGGTGGACAGTAATGGTTCATTTAAAACCAACTCCCTTTCAAGTGATACTATAACGTATTGCACTAGGACGAAAGTGGATTGGATGTATGTCCTTGTTCCAAAAAATTATATGAGCGGGAGCCTGTCCGCTGCTGTTCCCCCCTGCTTAGGCATCACCCTCTGAATAACACCGCACAACACACGAAGCCCTTCACACAACCCCTTCACATTCGTAACCGTAAAACAAATTCGCAGACTTGCCGTATCCGTCTCACCTACATAACAAGCAGATCCCGGCAGAAAAGAAACGCCTGCAGCCAGTGACTGACGGTGCAGTTCCCGCATATCCAGTCCATCTGGCAGCTGAAGCCACAGGTTTAACCCACCTTCAGGCAGGACCCAGTACATACCGGGTACACGGTATTCCTCCAGAACATCGGATGCTGCCTGTAGTCTGGCGTACAGCTCTTTGCGTAATCGAACGATATAGGAGCTATACTGATGCTGAATGAAGGATTGAAGTGCCTTTTGTGTAAGTAAAGGACTGCCCAGATCTGCCGTGGATTTGGCTGCGACCAAACGGGTCAGCACACTCCCTTCAGCAATGGCACAGGCTACGCGGCAACCGGGAGACAGCACCTTGCTGAAGCTTTTGATATAAACGACATGGCCTGTAGTATCCATCGATTTAATGGACGCAGGAGGAGAATCACGGAAATACAGATCGGCGAATGGATCATCCTCCAAAATGAGACAGTGATAGCTCTGTGCCAGATTCAATAGTTGTGCCCGTCTTCTGGCGCTCATCGTTACACCTGTTGGATTGTGGTATGTAGGGATGGTATAAATCAACTTTGGCGGGTACGTGTCGCACAGACGTGTCAACAGATCAATACGCATGCCTTCACCGTCCATTGGCACGGTAATGATTTTGGCTCCTCTGCTCGTAAATACATCAATTGCACCCGTGTATGTAGGAGCCTCCATGTAGACCACATCTCCAGGCCCAACGAAGGTACGGGCAACCAAGTCGATTCCCTGCTGTGTCCCACTTGTAATTAGCATTCGCTCTGGGGCGACTTGCAGACCCCTTTCGGCAAAATGGCCTGCAAAGGTCTGGCGGAGTTCCCGGTCCCCCTGAAAAGAGCCGTACGCTGCCATGCGTTCAGGGTGGTCGGAGGACAACCGGTAGGCACTATTAATAATTTCAGTCGTTGGCAGCAGCTCAGGCTGGATGGCTGACATATGCAATTCATACTGCACCTGAGGAGAAGCATCAAAATGCCGCCAAAGCTGCGCACGCGGCAAATAATCCACAAGTGCCATCTGCCAGTTCCACGGCGTATTATTATCGTGATTTCGCTCGGCTTGCTGGTTTTTATCCATCCCCTCCGTTTGCTCTATCTCCTGGGCCCCTCGTACATAGCATCCTTTCCCCTGTGAGCAGGTTATCAGTTGAATAGCCTCCAGTTCGGCATATGCCTTAGACACGGTAACGAGACTTACTCCCAGGTCCGCGGTCATTTTACGTACAGATGGCAGACGTGTTCCAGGCTCAATCAAACCTGAACGGATCCGATCTGCGAGTGTAAGCGCGATCTGAATATACAATTTGGTACTGCTTCCCCGTTTCAATTCAATGTGCATCTGCCCGCTCCCCCAACTGTTATCATCCACATTTTACTGTTATATCGCATTCCGGCTATTATAGTTTATAATATCAGTATAACAGTGAATAACAGGAGATGAGAACACGATGAGTATCCCTTGGTCCAAAATGGCTTTAAACACCCCGTCCTCTGTCGTTCGCGACATGCTTCAGGCTGCACAGGCGCCTGGAATGATATCCCTTGCCGGAGGTTTGCCAGCACAGTCATCATTCCCGGTTGAAGCTATACGTGACGCGTATCAACAGGTGTTTATGAGCGGTGCAGCTGCCCTTCAATATGCAGAAACGGAAGGCTACAGACCGCTGCGCGCCAAAATTGCCGAGCGTCTGGAATCCAAGGGCATTCCCGCTTCCCCCGATCATATGCTCCTGACTACAGGATCACAGCAATCCATAGATCTGGTCTGCCGTATTCTGCTTGATCCAGGTGACCGCGTACTGGTTGAATCACCAACCTACCTGGCTGCTCTTCAAGTTATCCATTCCTATCAGGCTGAATCCCATGGGGTAGCCTGCGATGAAGAAGGCATGCTCCCTGAATCCCTTGAAGAACAGTTAAAACAGCATCAGCCGAAACTGGTGTACATTAATCCAACGTTCTCCAACCCTTCAGGCAAAGTATGGAGCCGCTCCAGAAGACAGCAGGCCGTTGACCTGTGTCGCAAATACGGAGTGCTCATTCTGGAAGACGATCCATATGGCGAAATCCGTTTCAATCCGGAACAACTGGATGCACCTTCGCTTGTCGAACTGGATGCAGCGTCTTACGATGGACCATCCAACGTCATCTATACAAGCACATTCTCCAAAACCGTTGCTCCAGGACTTCGTACCGGTTGGATTCTTGCTTCTGCAGATATTGTTAAGATCGCTGCACGAGCGAAACAGGGAGCAGATCTGCATTCCAGCAGCATCGACCAGCGAGCTCTTCATGCCTTACTCGAAACGTTTGATCTTGATGGACATATTCGCAGCATTTCCAAGGACTACGCCAAACGAATGAATACCATGACTTCCCTTATGAAAGAGAAGGCTTGGGAAGGAATCTCTTGGAATTCTCCGCAAGGCGGCATGTTCCTGTGGCTCGAACTGCCTGAAGCGATGGCAGCCAGCAATTTGTTTACTTACGGTATTCAGGAAAAAGTATGTATTGTA contains:
- a CDS encoding S8 family peptidase, giving the protein MSRPKWINWAIAAGAGALALTLLLPTSNRPAPEPSAMPDAPHEEHANKQRLKVQDVKATDLLTRMDAKQHLSLMLEKSGTMNEAEFGRYVQDLQRTHDHIRSIDVLDSKGTVHKHFAKESGKGSKVEQQKLEHSLNLAKKAVMKRQSFESSSFPLGKEKYFVMGLPSKDGNKAVVALFSQSVLNAVEQHQRKNLRMIPYPREGKFKIESVHPDTLNEVTVKTGHDNANASHFYENEIVIRFRQEPGERDMRIIKSDLRTQSARKLGYTYVFRSEHMNYEQLHSYFERKWNPLYMEPHYMYLTNEAAPEQTDTDVTIPNDILFTDYQWNLPAIETNRGWNITKGKEDVIVAVVDTGVDLNHPDLKGKLLEGYNVVDPKSKPLDDVGHGTHVAGIIGAIVNNSEGVAGMSWYNKVLPVKVLDNSGSGTTYAVAEGIIWAADHGAKVINMSLGNYADAQFLHDAIKYAFDRDIVLIAATGNDNTERPGYPAAYPEVFAVSATDPDMNKASYSNYGDYVDVMAPGTSIASTYPNNQYAALSGTSMASPHVAALAGLIRSLNPDLTNTEVMDLMRQSVIDLGDPGHDKYYGYGQVDVYKALQSASSNSAPLQFWPQHVRQQMDNTMKKYTK
- a CDS encoding PLP-dependent aminotransferase family protein; the protein is MHIELKRGSSTKLYIQIALTLADRIRSGLIEPGTRLPSVRKMTADLGVSLVTVSKAYAELEAIQLITCSQGKGCYVRGAQEIEQTEGMDKNQQAERNHDNNTPWNWQMALVDYLPRAQLWRHFDASPQVQYELHMSAIQPELLPTTEIINSAYRLSSDHPERMAAYGSFQGDRELRQTFAGHFAERGLQVAPERMLITSGTQQGIDLVARTFVGPGDVVYMEAPTYTGAIDVFTSRGAKIITVPMDGEGMRIDLLTRLCDTYPPKLIYTIPTYHNPTGVTMSARRRAQLLNLAQSYHCLILEDDPFADLYFRDSPPASIKSMDTTGHVVYIKSFSKVLSPGCRVACAIAEGSVLTRLVAAKSTADLGSPLLTQKALQSFIQHQYSSYIVRLRKELYARLQAASDVLEEYRVPGMYWVLPEGGLNLWLQLPDGLDMRELHRQSLAAGVSFLPGSACYVGETDTASLRICFTVTNVKGLCEGLRVLCGVIQRVMPKQGGTAADRLPLI
- a CDS encoding PLP-dependent aminotransferase family protein, which encodes MSIPWSKMALNTPSSVVRDMLQAAQAPGMISLAGGLPAQSSFPVEAIRDAYQQVFMSGAAALQYAETEGYRPLRAKIAERLESKGIPASPDHMLLTTGSQQSIDLVCRILLDPGDRVLVESPTYLAALQVIHSYQAESHGVACDEEGMLPESLEEQLKQHQPKLVYINPTFSNPSGKVWSRSRRQQAVDLCRKYGVLILEDDPYGEIRFNPEQLDAPSLVELDAASYDGPSNVIYTSTFSKTVAPGLRTGWILASADIVKIAARAKQGADLHSSSIDQRALHALLETFDLDGHIRSISKDYAKRMNTMTSLMKEKAWEGISWNSPQGGMFLWLELPEAMAASNLFTYGIQEKVCIVPGDSFYAGTPELNRMRINFTHTDPEQLPEAVERMDRAIQRWHAAVQSDTAVTL